The Nesterenkonia xinjiangensis genome contains a region encoding:
- a CDS encoding response regulator has translation MSIKVLIADDQDIVRTGLTMLLNAQPGIEVVGAATDGRQAVSLARQLRPDVCLFDIRMPWMDGIEATRQLAGPDVADPLPIVVITTFDLDEYVHGALKAGARGFLLKDAGPALLAQAIHAAADGDALIAPSVTVRLLAAFANSPSGPSAQPVEPLTAREEQVLLAVAHGRTNSEIAAELYISPSTVKTHLTSLMRKLGARNRVELAMWAHETDRF, from the coding sequence ATGAGCATCAAGGTGCTCATCGCCGATGACCAGGACATCGTGCGCACCGGCCTGACGATGCTCCTGAACGCCCAACCCGGCATCGAAGTGGTGGGTGCCGCCACCGATGGGCGCCAAGCGGTGAGTCTGGCGCGACAGCTGCGCCCGGACGTGTGCCTGTTCGACATCCGCATGCCGTGGATGGACGGCATCGAAGCCACCCGCCAGCTCGCCGGCCCTGACGTCGCCGACCCCCTGCCGATCGTGGTGATCACGACCTTCGATCTCGATGAGTACGTCCACGGGGCGTTGAAGGCCGGTGCTCGGGGCTTCCTGCTCAAGGACGCCGGACCCGCGCTCCTGGCCCAAGCGATCCACGCGGCTGCCGATGGTGACGCACTGATCGCTCCGAGCGTCACCGTCCGCCTGCTTGCGGCGTTCGCCAACTCGCCGAGCGGTCCATCCGCGCAGCCGGTCGAGCCGCTCACCGCCCGTGAGGAGCAGGTGCTCCTCGCGGTGGCTCACGGGCGAACCAACAGCGAGATCGCCGCTGAGCTCTACATCAGTCCCAGCACCGTCAAGACCCATCTGACCAGCCTGATGCGCAAGCTCGGCGCGCGCAATCGGGTCGAGCTCGCCATGTGGGCTCATGAGACCGACCGCTTCTGA
- the orn gene encoding oligoribonuclease, whose product MTETTADDTAPTTTQGTRQGTAPSGSSGAGDWSGRLVWIDCEMTGLDPDSHVLIEAAALVTDSELNILGDGVSVVIRPPEGALEGMAPVVRRMHTDSGLLEELDSGVSLEEAERRVLDYVRAWVPEAGVAPLAGNTVHADKAFLRLGMPKLMDHLHYRIVDVSTIKELASRWYPEARAEAPAKTGNHRALGDIRDSIEELKHYRRTVFRTL is encoded by the coding sequence GTGACTGAGACGACTGCAGACGACACCGCCCCCACCACCACCCAGGGCACCCGGCAGGGTACGGCACCTTCGGGATCCAGCGGCGCCGGTGACTGGTCCGGCCGCCTGGTGTGGATCGACTGCGAGATGACGGGACTGGACCCGGATTCGCATGTCCTCATCGAAGCCGCCGCCCTGGTGACCGACAGCGAGCTGAACATCCTCGGCGACGGGGTGTCCGTCGTCATCCGACCTCCGGAGGGCGCCCTGGAGGGAATGGCTCCGGTGGTGCGCCGCATGCACACCGATTCCGGCCTGCTCGAGGAGCTGGACTCCGGAGTCAGCCTCGAAGAGGCCGAACGCCGGGTCCTGGACTATGTGCGGGCCTGGGTCCCGGAGGCGGGTGTGGCGCCGCTGGCCGGAAACACGGTTCATGCGGACAAAGCGTTCCTGCGTCTGGGCATGCCGAAGCTCATGGACCACCTGCACTACCGGATCGTCGACGTCTCCACGATCAAGGAGCTCGCCTCCCGCTGGTACCCCGAAGCCCGCGCCGAGGCGCCGGCGAAGACCGGCAACCACCGTGCCCTAGGTGACATCCGAGACTCCATCGAGGAGCTCAAGCACTACCGCCGAACCGTGTTCCGGACCCTCTGA